The proteins below come from a single Danio aesculapii chromosome 25, fDanAes4.1, whole genome shotgun sequence genomic window:
- the kcna6a gene encoding potassium voltage-gated channel subfamily A member 6a, which yields MSRENQDDGVDYAAPLQDICEMEQSDQECCELVTINISGLRFETQLKTLARYPNTLLGDPIKRMRFFDPLRNEFFFDRNRPSFDAILYYYQSGGRLRRPINVPVDMFLDEIKFYEIGDDVIKHFQEDEGLLKEDEHPLPSSEFKRQIWLLFEHPDSSGAARIIAIVSVMVIVISIVIFCIETLPEFREDDRVFNNHLPANSTTSVKRLSTYTDPFFLLETICIVWFCFELFIRFLACPSKPTFFKDIMNTIDIVAIMPYFITLGLELGEVESNQQQTTSLAILRVIRLVRVFRIFKLSRHSKGLQILGQTLRASMRELGLLIFFLIIGIILFSSAVYFAEVDDPESSFTSIPDAFWWAVVSMTTVGYGDMYPVTIGGKIVGSMCAIAGVLTIALPVPVIVSNFNYFYHREHNEEDQVEYTHVTCDRPTPMQCDRNKNDSKSSLMISEHSNDDACTLSSILNFGPSEDYTGKLTEV from the coding sequence ATGTCCCGAGAGAACCAGGATGATGGTGTGGACTACGCTGCCCCCTTACAGGACATCTGTGAAATGGAACAGTCTGACCAGGAGTGCTGTGAGCTGGTCACCATCAACATATCAGGTCTGCGCTTCGAAACGCAACTTAAAACGCTTGCGAGGTACCCGAACACATTGTTAGGAGACCCCATTAAAAGGATGAGGTTCTTTGACCCACTGAGGAATGAGTTCTTCTTTGACAGAAACAGACCGAGCTTTGATGCGATCCTGTATTATTACCAGTCAGGTGGAAGGCTTCGAAGACCCATCAATGTGCCAGTTGACATGTTCCTAGATGAAATCAAATTTTACGAGATTGGTGATGATGTCATCAAACATTTCCAAGAGGATGAAGGTTTGCTGAAAGAAGACGAACATCCCTTGCCATCCAGTGAGTTTAAGCGTCAAATCTGGCTGTTGTTTGAGCATCCCGATAGCTCGGGTGCAGCTCGAATTATCGCTATCGTTTCAGTAATGGTCATCGTGATATCCATTGTAATCTTCTGCATAGAAACTTTGCCAGAGTTTAGAGAAGATGATCGGGTGTTCAATAATCACCTTCCAGCAAACAGTACAACTTCTGTAAAAAGATTGAGCACGTACACGGACCCATTCTTCTTATTGGAGACTATATGTATTGTTTGGTTTTGCTTTGAGCTGTTTATAAGGTTTCTTGCTTGCCCAAGCAAACCCACCTTCTTCAAGGACATCATGAACACCATTGACATTGTTGCCATTATGCCATATTTCATTACCCTGGGTTTAGAACTTGGTGAGGTGGAGTCAAACCAACAACAGACCACATCTCTCGCCATACTGAGAGTCATCCGCTTGGTGCGCGTCTTTAGGATTTTTAAACTCTCAAGACACTCCAAGGGTCTGCAAATTCTTGGTCAGACCCTACGAGCAAGTATGCGAGAACTCGGACTACTGATTTTTTTCCTCATCATCGGCATTATATTGTTCTCCAGTGCGGTTTACTTCGCCGAAGTGGATGACCCTGAATCTTCTTTTACTAGTATCCCTGATGCATTCTGGTGGGCAGTTGTTTCAATGACTACTGTTGGATACGGTGACATGTACCCAGTCACAATTGGGGGCAAAATTGTTGGATCAATGTGTGCCATAGCTGGAGTTCTTACCATTGCCCTTCCTGTACCAGTAATCGTGTCGAATTTTAACTACTTCTATCACCGAGAGCACAACGAGGAGGATCAAGTGGAATATACACATGTAACCTGTGACCGCCCAACGCCTATGCAGTGtgacagaaataaaaatgacagtaaatccTCTCTCATGATATCAGAGCATTCAAATGATGATGCCTGTACTTTATCAAGCATATTAAATTTCGGGCCATCAGAGGACTATACGGGCAAACTCAcagaagtataa